In the genome of Dermacentor silvarum isolate Dsil-2018 chromosome 1, BIME_Dsil_1.4, whole genome shotgun sequence, one region contains:
- the LOC119445018 gene encoding isocitrate dehydrogenase [NADP] cytoplasmic-like: MVLREDSVPVVQMARRVPLSLQEPLRQELDRLLQAGIIAKTEEPTDWMSPLEKLNCGPVVEIWGDDMAHVVWDLVHERLIEPYVDADLTVFDISMKHRHQINGTVTLDAPQALKIRDVGVKCATITAEKVVLEKYYLKRMWMSPNTAIRNALGGAVFPELIVCRNIPPRVKQWCRPIIIARHAFRDQYNGKDFVVPRPGTLQIKYSPTIGARYNLELEHATPPLLPAILPVSSRDQARLSAVVELPPA, translated from the exons ATGGTGCTACGGGAGGACTCTGTACCTGTCGTCCAGATGGCCCGGCGCGTGCCGCTGTCCCTGCAAGAGCCACTACGACAGGAACTAGACCGACTGCTCCAGGCAGGCATCATTGCCAAAACAGAGGAGCCGACAGACTGGATGAGTCCCCTA GAGAAACTCAATTGCGGGCCCGTGGTCGAGATCTGGGGCGACGACATGGCGCACGTCGTTTGGGACCTGGTCCACGAGAGGCTCATCGAGCCGTACGTGGACGCCGACCTGACTGTGTTCGATATATCAATGAAGCATCGCCACCAGATCAACGGCACTGTCACCCTGGATGCCCCACAGGCTCTCAAGATACGCGACGTGGGTGTCAAGTGTGCCACCATCACGGCCGAGAAGGTCGTTCTCGAGAAGTACTACTTGAAGCGCATGTGGATGTCGCCCAACACCGCCATTCGCAACGCCCTCGGCGGCGCCGTGTTCCCGGAGCTGATTGTCTGCCGCAACATCCCTCCGCGCGTGAAGCAGTGGTGCAGGCCCATCATCATCGCGCGCCACGCGTTCCGCGACCAGTACAACGGCAAGGATTTCGTGGTCCCCAGACCAGGCACGCTCCAGATCAAGTACTCGCCCACCATCGGAGCTCGCTACAACCTTGAG TTAGAACACGCGACACCTCCACTGTTGCCCGCAATCCTGCCTGTATCGTCCAGAGACCAAGCACGCTTGTCCGCAGTGGTCGAGTTGCCGCCTGCTTAA